The DNA region GGTACATCTCCCTCATAAGACCAGGATGATTTGGAAAAACTCCACTATTTTGTGGTTATTTATTCCTCTTTTTGAGCCGTAATGGAATGTCTGTATTTGCTAGGACTGAGCCCTTCGAGGCTTTTGAATACCTTAATAAAATATTTATCGGTCTGATAGCCGACCTGTTCGGCAATCTCCGAGATTGGCAAATGCGTCTGAACGAGCATCTCTTTGGCCCGCTGAATTCGTGTACGTGTCAGATATTCGCTAAAATTGATTCCGGTCTGCTCCTTGAACAGCACGCTAAAATAACTTGAGTTCACGTGCAGCATACCTGCAATTTCCCGCAGGGTGACATGTTCGCTCAGATGCGATTCCACATAAGCAACAGCTTCACTGATCTGGGGACTAAGTCTCTGGTCTCCCCGTTCCTTGGCATCCAGCAGCTTGGGATCAACCAGCTTCTGCATGGTCTGAATACGCCGCTGCTCATCACCGAGCTGCAGCGCCTTCTCTACCGTCTGTATCAGCTGCTCTTTCTCAATTGGTTTAAGCAAATAATCTACCACGCCGAGCTTGATGGCCTGCTGTGCATACTGAAAATCGGCGTGCCCTGACATAATCAACACGACAGGCTTGCTTGGAAAGTGCTGTACGGCTTCAACAAGAGACAGGCCGGAGAATTCAGGCATCCGAACATCTGTAATCAAAAGATCTGCCGTCCGGTCCTGGAGCCATGCCACCGCCTCGACTCCACTTGCAGCTGTTCGGATCTCATTCCGACCGGTTGACCAACCTTCCAGCGTCTTGCGAATCCCTTCTCGTGTACGTGGCTCATCATCAACGATAAGAATGGTTCTACCTTGAATCATATACACCCTCCGTATCCTTCGGAATCTCAAAGCATATGACGGTCCCTTCACCGACCTCGCTCGTAATGGAAAGCCTGCACAATTCCCCAAGCTGACTGCCAAAATAGAGCTTCAACCGACGATGGACGTTGATCAAGCCCACCCCTGTTCCCTTGTCGGAAACAGCAGGTCCACCGTTCAATGCGCAAATAACAGATTGAAGCCGAGCATCATCCATGCCAGGTCCATTATCTTGTACCTCGATGCGAACCAGCCCCTCCTTCGTGGAAGAATCAACTAGAACGCTTACCTTTCCTGGTCCAATTTTGCTCTCAATCCCATGAAGAATGGCATTCTCCACCAATGGCTGTATGAGCAGTTTGGGAATTCTGACCCTACGCATCGCATCGCTTAGATTAATCTCCCATTGCAGCCTTTCTCCCAGCCTCATCTCCATAATTCGAAGATAACGTTCCGCGTGTTCCAGTTCATCCGCAATCGTAACCCATTCATCCTGATTGGGGCTGGAGATGATGTAGCGAAATAATCGGGACATCGCCACAACCATACGAGCCATTTCCTCGTCTCCTTTGTCCTCAAGCGACCAATAGAACGCCTCAAGTGTGTTAAACAGGAAATGGGGATTGATCTGCGACTGTAGCGCCTTCAATTCCGTTCGGGACTGCATGATTTCCTTTTCGTACACCTCTTGGGTC from Paenibacillus sp. JNUCC-31 includes:
- a CDS encoding response regulator transcription factor, with product MIQGRTILIVDDEPRTREGIRKTLEGWSTGRNEIRTAASGVEAVAWLQDRTADLLITDVRMPEFSGLSLVEAVQHFPSKPVVLIMSGHADFQYAQQAIKLGVVDYLLKPIEKEQLIQTVEKALQLGDEQRRIQTMQKLVDPKLLDAKERGDQRLSPQISEAVAYVESHLSEHVTLREIAGMLHVNSSYFSVLFKEQTGINFSEYLTRTRIQRAKEMLVQTHLPISEIAEQVGYQTDKYFIKVFKSLEGLSPSKYRHSITAQKEE